The following is a genomic window from Nguyenibacter vanlangensis.
CCGTGGTCACCCGCCTGACCGAACTCAGCCCGGCCAGTTGCCGCCTGGCGCAGGATTTCCTGCGCGACGGCACGCCGTGCGCGACGCTCGATGTCCACCTGGCCTGCGTGCGGGTGGCCGACGGCCGGCCTGCCCGATTTCCGCCTTCATGGCGTGATCTGCTGAACGGATTGGCGGATTAGGGCGGGCCCGCATTCCCGGGCATGACGGGCCGTCCATGCCGGTCCGGATTTATTCGTCGGGGCAGGCGCGAACCGCCGCCGGGGGTGCTTCTGCTTTCCTGCGGAAGCCTATAAGGAACGCACTGGAGTGCAGTGTCAGGCTGCCCCGACTCGGCCGCGGCACGCGAGGCGGCACGGCCATGGGCAGAAGGTGCAGGAGGCATTTTTGGACCAAGCGGTTAACGCGGCTAACCTGGGCGCGGCTGCGTCGGGTTTGTCGCTCTGGAGTCTGTTCATCCACGCGGCGATCGTCGTCCAGCTGGTGATGATCGGGCTGGCCATCAGCAGCGTGGTCGTGTGGGGCATCATCTTCGACAAGGTCGTGACCCTGCGGCGCGTCAATCGCCAGGCGACCGAATTCGAAGACAAGTTCTGGTCCGGCGGCAGCCTGGACGACCTGTACGAATCCGACGGCGCGAAGCCCCAGCATCCCCTGGCCGCCGTCTTCGGCGCGGCGATGGGCGAATGGCGCCGTTCGGCCCGCATTCCGGGCGTCGACCTGGTGCGCGGCGGGGTGCAGGAACGCGTGGACCGCGCCATGACCATCACCGTGACGCGCGAAATGGAACGGCTGGGCCGCTGGATGATCTTCTTGGCAACCATCGGACCGGTGGCGCCGTTCATCGGCCTGTTCGGCACGGTCTGGGGCATCATGCATGCCTTCGGGTCGATCGCGGCGATGCACAATACCAATCTCAGCGTCGTGGCCCCGGGTATTTCCGAGGCCCTGTTCGCCACGGCCATCGGCCTGGTGACCGCCATTCCGGCGGTGATCGCCTATAACGTCATCAGCAACAACCTGGCGGTGTTCGAGGACCGGATGGCCGGGTTCGGCACCGAATTCGCCGCCATCCTGTCCCGCCAGTCCGAGGAAAGAGGCTGAACCATGGGCGTTTCTCTGGGCGGAGGGGGCGGTCGCCGGGGGCGCCGCCGTCCCATGTCGGACATCAACGTCACCCCGCTGGTGGACGTCATGCTGGTGCTGCTGATCATCTTCATGGTGACGGCGCCGATGATGACCAGCGGCGTGAATGTCGACCTGCCCAAGACCGACGCCGCCCCGGTGAATGCGGACACCAAGCCGATCACCGTGTCCATCCGTTCGGACGGCGCGCTGTATCTGGGCGACAATCCGGTTTCGGCCGATCAACTGGTCGACCAGCTGCGCACGGCCGCCGAGAATGATCCGGCGCATCGGATCTTCGTGCGGGGGGACGCCCATATCGATTACGGCCGGGTGATGGAAGTGATGGGCCGGATCACCGCCGGCGGCTTCACCCATGTCGCCCTGCTGGCCCAGCAGCCGCCCTCGGGCGGCGGCGCGCCCTGATTTTCCTCCGTCCTGGGAGCGTCCTCGTCGTGGTTCCGCCGCGTCGTTCCGAACGTATCCTGATGCGGCGCTCGATCGTCGCGTCCGGCGTCATCCATGCGGCGCTGCTGCTGGCGGTGATTCTGGGGCTGCCGATGCCGGTGCCCCCCGAACCGCCGCCGCCGCCGACCATCGAGATGGAATTCACCAGCTCCGACAATGGCGGCATGCCCCACAAGGCCGAGAAGCCGGCGACCAAGCCTGCGCCAGCCCCGGCCCCGGTGAAGCAGGAGGCCCCGCCGGCCCCCACGCCGCCGACCAAGGCGCCGAACGAGGAGCCGCCGCCGCCTCCGCCGCCCCCGCCCCCCATGCCGCCCCCGCCGGAGCCGAAGCCGGTGCGCCAGCCGCCGAAGCCGGTCCCGCCGAAGGTCCAGCAGCCGACGCCCGAAGCGGTGCATCAGCCGCCGCCCCCGCCGCGTCCGGCGCCGCCGCAGCCCACGCATACGACCAGCCCGCCGACGCCGCAGCCCGAACCGACCGCGCCGCCCAAGGTGCGGCAGCCGTCGCGCATCACCCAGCCGAACGAGGCGAAGAAAG
Proteins encoded in this region:
- the tolQ gene encoding protein TolQ; translated protein: MDQAVNAANLGAAASGLSLWSLFIHAAIVVQLVMIGLAISSVVVWGIIFDKVVTLRRVNRQATEFEDKFWSGGSLDDLYESDGAKPQHPLAAVFGAAMGEWRRSARIPGVDLVRGGVQERVDRAMTITVTREMERLGRWMIFLATIGPVAPFIGLFGTVWGIMHAFGSIAAMHNTNLSVVAPGISEALFATAIGLVTAIPAVIAYNVISNNLAVFEDRMAGFGTEFAAILSRQSEERG
- the tolR gene encoding protein TolR, which gives rise to MGVSLGGGGGRRGRRRPMSDINVTPLVDVMLVLLIIFMVTAPMMTSGVNVDLPKTDAAPVNADTKPITVSIRSDGALYLGDNPVSADQLVDQLRTAAENDPAHRIFVRGDAHIDYGRVMEVMGRITAGGFTHVALLAQQPPSGGGAP
- a CDS encoding energy transducer TonB, producing MVPPRRSERILMRRSIVASGVIHAALLLAVILGLPMPVPPEPPPPPTIEMEFTSSDNGGMPHKAEKPATKPAPAPAPVKQEAPPAPTPPTKAPNEEPPPPPPPPPPMPPPPEPKPVRQPPKPVPPKVQQPTPEAVHQPPPPPRPAPPQPTHTTSPPTPQPEPTAPPKVRQPSRITQPNEAKKAVPDTHSLLATLDAFRADQKQTHPPKARANPLQGGAPEGGGAPDGDITSALSAAQQGAIGNAVRRCYTEDTAARDYATFVAHLVVTVDATGTARIVQFAPETQARMAADGSYRALAERARAAVLSPTCAQLPLPKAMLGQTRQLKFVFRP